The proteins below come from a single Rhodococcus sp. WMMA185 genomic window:
- the secA gene encoding preprotein translocase subunit SecA: protein MPSLSLSKLLRVGEGRMVKRLKHIADHVSSMSSEVEDLSDEQLRAKTDEFRARYRDGESLDELLPEAFAVAREASWRVIDQRHFHVQIMGGAALHFGNIAEMKTGEGKTLTCVLPAYLNAISGDGVHVVTVNDYLAKRDSEWMGRVHRFLGLETSVILSGMSPAERRAAYAADITYGTNNEFGFDYLRDNMTHSLDDLVQRGHNFAVVDEVDSILIDEARTPLIISGPADASSKWYAEFARIAPLLKRDVHYEVDIRKRTVGVHEAGVELVEDQLGIENLYEATNSPLVSYLNNAIKAKELYTRDKDYIVRDGEVIIVDEFTGRILAGRRYNEGMHQAIEAKERVEIKAENQTLATITLQNYFRLYDKLSGMTGTAETEAAELHQIYSLGVIPIPTNRPMVRVDQGDLIYKTEEAKFNAVVDDVVERHGRGQPVLIGTTSVERSEYLSKQFTKRGVAHNVLNAKFHEQEATIIAEAGRSGAVTVATNMAGRGTDVVLGGNPDIIADIALRKRGLDPVHTPEEYEAAWDEVLEQVKADVKADADQVREAGGLYVLGTERHESRRIDNQLRGRSGRQGDPGESRFYLSLGDELMRRFNGAALESIMTRLSLPDNVPIEAKMVSRAIKSAQTQVEQQNFEIRKNVLKYDEVMNQQRTVIYNERRQILEGKDMEGQVEKMITDVVTAYVDGATAEGYVEDWDLEQLWTALKTLYPVELDYKELIGEEDDDATKDISSSELRAVLLEDAHAAYARREAEIDAVAGEGGMRELERRVLLSVLDRKWREHLYEMDYLKEGIGLRAMAQRDPLVEYQREGFDMFSGMLEGLKEESVGFLFNLQVEAAPAQEAAAPGITVTASSAAATATSAPVAARPLPTEEASRQAQGTAAPAALRARGLPDADTRGYTYSGPAEDGNAQLSRRGSDDTAVDSGTRRERREAARAQSKGKKAPRAKRKR, encoded by the coding sequence GTGCCGTCGCTATCGCTATCGAAGCTGCTCCGTGTTGGTGAGGGTCGCATGGTTAAGCGACTCAAGCACATCGCCGACCACGTTTCCTCGATGTCGTCCGAGGTAGAGGACCTATCGGATGAGCAGCTCCGCGCAAAGACCGACGAGTTCCGCGCCCGGTACCGAGACGGTGAGTCGCTCGACGAGCTACTGCCCGAAGCGTTCGCGGTCGCGCGAGAGGCCTCTTGGCGGGTCATCGACCAGAGGCACTTCCACGTGCAGATCATGGGTGGGGCCGCCCTCCACTTCGGCAACATCGCCGAAATGAAGACGGGTGAAGGAAAGACCCTGACCTGCGTGTTGCCCGCGTATCTCAACGCCATTTCGGGTGACGGCGTGCATGTGGTCACCGTCAACGACTACCTGGCAAAGCGTGACTCCGAGTGGATGGGACGTGTTCACCGTTTCCTCGGACTAGAGACCAGCGTGATCCTGTCAGGCATGTCGCCTGCCGAGCGTCGCGCAGCATATGCGGCCGACATCACCTACGGTACGAACAACGAGTTCGGGTTCGACTACCTGCGCGACAACATGACGCACTCCCTGGACGATCTCGTCCAGCGCGGTCACAACTTCGCCGTGGTCGACGAGGTCGACTCCATCCTGATCGACGAGGCGCGCACACCGCTCATCATCTCCGGGCCCGCCGACGCATCCAGCAAGTGGTACGCGGAGTTCGCCCGCATCGCCCCGCTGCTGAAGCGGGATGTGCACTACGAGGTCGACATCCGCAAGCGCACGGTCGGTGTGCACGAGGCCGGCGTCGAGTTGGTCGAGGACCAACTCGGTATCGAGAACCTGTACGAGGCGACGAACTCGCCGCTCGTGAGCTACCTGAACAACGCCATCAAGGCCAAGGAGCTCTACACCAGGGACAAGGATTACATCGTCCGCGACGGCGAGGTGATCATCGTCGACGAGTTCACCGGTCGTATCCTCGCCGGTCGCCGGTACAACGAGGGCATGCATCAGGCGATCGAGGCCAAGGAAAGGGTCGAGATCAAGGCCGAGAACCAGACCCTCGCGACGATCACCTTGCAGAACTACTTCCGCCTCTACGACAAATTGTCGGGCATGACGGGTACGGCCGAGACCGAGGCCGCCGAGCTGCATCAGATCTACAGCCTCGGTGTCATCCCGATCCCGACCAACCGCCCGATGGTGCGCGTCGACCAAGGCGACCTGATCTACAAGACCGAGGAAGCCAAGTTCAACGCGGTGGTCGATGACGTCGTGGAGCGGCACGGACGAGGCCAGCCGGTCCTGATCGGTACTACCAGTGTCGAGCGGTCGGAGTACCTGTCGAAGCAGTTCACCAAGCGGGGTGTGGCGCACAATGTGCTGAACGCGAAGTTCCACGAGCAGGAAGCCACGATCATCGCCGAGGCGGGAAGGTCGGGCGCGGTCACCGTCGCGACCAACATGGCTGGCCGTGGAACCGACGTCGTGCTCGGTGGTAACCCCGACATCATCGCCGACATCGCGCTACGCAAGCGGGGTCTCGACCCGGTCCATACCCCCGAGGAATACGAGGCCGCATGGGACGAGGTCCTCGAGCAAGTCAAGGCCGACGTGAAAGCCGATGCGGATCAGGTCCGCGAAGCGGGCGGGCTGTACGTTCTCGGCACCGAGCGGCATGAGTCACGACGCATCGACAACCAGTTGCGCGGTCGTTCCGGTCGTCAGGGGGATCCGGGTGAATCGCGGTTCTATCTCTCGCTCGGCGACGAGTTGATGCGGCGGTTCAACGGTGCGGCACTCGAATCGATCATGACGAGACTGAGCCTGCCCGACAACGTTCCCATCGAGGCGAAGATGGTCTCGAGGGCCATCAAGAGCGCTCAGACACAGGTCGAGCAGCAGAACTTCGAGATCCGCAAGAACGTCCTCAAGTACGACGAAGTGATGAACCAGCAGCGCACGGTCATCTACAACGAGCGCCGCCAGATCCTTGAAGGCAAGGATATGGAGGGTCAGGTCGAGAAGATGATCACCGATGTGGTCACCGCCTACGTCGACGGCGCGACCGCAGAGGGCTATGTCGAGGACTGGGATCTCGAACAGCTGTGGACTGCGCTCAAGACGCTCTACCCCGTCGAACTGGACTACAAGGAACTCATCGGTGAGGAGGACGACGACGCGACGAAGGACATCTCGAGTTCCGAGCTGAGGGCGGTCCTTCTCGAAGATGCGCATGCGGCATACGCACGCCGAGAAGCCGAGATCGATGCTGTCGCCGGAGAGGGGGGGATGCGTGAGCTCGAGCGGCGCGTGCTGTTGAGCGTTCTCGACCGCAAGTGGCGCGAGCACCTCTACGAGATGGACTACCTCAAGGAGGGCATCGGCCTGAGGGCGATGGCACAGCGGGATCCGCTCGTGGAGTACCAGCGCGAGGGGTTCGACATGTTCAGCGGAATGCTCGAGGGGCTGAAGGAGGAGTCGGTCGGATTCCTGTTCAACCTTCAGGTCGAGGCAGCACCGGCACAGGAAGCGGCGGCTCCAGGTATCACCGTCACGGCGTCATCTGCCGCGGCGACCGCGACATCTGCGCCAGTAGCCGCGCGTCCTCTGCCCACAGAGGAAGCGTCACGGCAGGCCCAGGGCACCGCGGCTCCAGCGGCGCTGCGTGCCAGGGGGCTGCCTGACGCCGACACGCGCGGATACACGTATTCCGGGCCGGCCGAGGACGGCAATGCTCAACTCAGTCGACGCGGTTCGGACGACACCGCCGTGGACAGCGGCACTCGGCGTGAGCGCCGCGAGGCCGCCAGGGCGCAGTCGAAGGGGAAGAAGGCACCCCGGGCGAAGCGCAAGCGCTGA
- a CDS encoding Rv3235 family protein, whose translation MSESYTFLSRAPRFEPAAQAVSAPPPAVSRSAPSTGRHTLGRGRSRPSPHSGTSPRPRPSAGPGSPLAPDAQRFTEQAFRLVLEVVDRRRNVRQLRPLLSPSLLDVIRAHAVADSPTRQLGAATLVRVHLRAIEPSAFEAFGTYSRGRRIFVIAARVEQVPDTGWTITSIVIG comes from the coding sequence ATGAGTGAGTCCTACACGTTCCTGTCACGAGCGCCGCGGTTCGAACCGGCAGCCCAGGCGGTATCTGCACCTCCGCCGGCTGTATCCCGTTCCGCGCCTTCGACCGGACGGCACACGTTGGGCCGGGGGCGGTCTCGCCCCTCGCCGCACTCGGGTACGTCACCCCGACCGAGGCCGTCTGCGGGGCCGGGCAGCCCGCTTGCTCCGGACGCGCAGCGTTTCACGGAGCAGGCGTTCCGTCTCGTTCTCGAGGTGGTGGACCGGCGTCGGAACGTGCGACAGCTGCGCCCACTGTTGTCGCCGTCGCTCCTCGACGTCATTCGCGCACATGCTGTCGCCGACTCCCCTACCAGGCAACTCGGCGCCGCTACGCTCGTCCGGGTGCATCTGCGCGCGATCGAACCGTCCGCTTTCGAGGCCTTCGGTACCTACAGCAGGGGCCGCCGGATCTTTGTGATCGCTGCCCGTGTCGAACAGGTGCCCGACACGGGCTGGACCATCACCTCAATAGTCATCGGCTGA
- a CDS encoding WS/DGAT/MGAT family O-acyltransferase has translation MVTRLSTQDASFYFLETSNTPMHVGSLATFRKPSSGLSYEELLCLVEERLRLVPRYRQKVREVALGLSRPVWVDDRDFDIEYHIRRSALPKPGSDEQLHELVARLTSRRLDETRPLWEMYLVEGLSNDRFAIFTKSHASLVDGESALDISQVIFDSAPTRPPALEELWMPARPPSESTLIAGALAEMVSRPGEALASLRITLGDMSASLGGALGAVSKVASVVRAAAQPVPETPLNAAVSRNRRFAVAKTELGDYRKIRARYGCEVNDVILAVITGALRNWLLSRGEPVTESTAVRTSVPMSVYAADLESDAEADIHDKAADSLSEVSAFLVDLPVGEPNPVIRLSHIAHATEAQAIQGRRVPVERLMRLVGFAPATLQAMGARAASTFPQWMFNLTVTNAPGPQMPLYVGGARMLEMYPVAPLQKNQTLSIALTSYDGDVYYGLNADRDAMADVDVVAALIHESLEELLDASR, from the coding sequence ATGGTGACGAGACTGTCAACGCAGGACGCGTCGTTCTATTTCCTCGAGACAAGCAACACGCCGATGCACGTGGGTTCACTCGCGACCTTCCGGAAGCCGTCGAGCGGGTTGTCTTACGAGGAGTTGCTCTGCCTCGTCGAGGAGCGGCTCAGGCTCGTGCCGCGATACCGGCAAAAGGTCCGGGAGGTAGCACTGGGGCTGTCCCGTCCGGTATGGGTGGACGACCGAGACTTCGATATCGAGTACCACATTCGGCGGTCGGCGCTGCCGAAGCCGGGCTCGGATGAGCAGTTGCACGAGCTGGTCGCGCGACTCACTTCGCGGCGGCTCGACGAGACTCGCCCGCTGTGGGAGATGTACCTCGTGGAGGGTCTGTCGAACGATCGCTTCGCGATCTTCACCAAGTCCCATGCCTCTCTGGTCGACGGAGAGAGCGCGCTCGACATCAGTCAGGTGATCTTCGATTCGGCGCCGACGCGCCCGCCTGCGCTAGAGGAACTGTGGATGCCCGCCCGTCCGCCCAGCGAATCGACGCTGATAGCAGGCGCACTGGCTGAGATGGTGTCGCGTCCGGGCGAAGCGCTGGCATCACTGCGGATTACGCTCGGCGACATGTCCGCGTCCTTAGGCGGCGCCTTGGGGGCAGTGAGCAAGGTTGCCTCCGTGGTACGCGCTGCCGCGCAGCCGGTGCCTGAGACCCCCCTCAACGCAGCTGTTTCCCGCAACCGGCGGTTCGCCGTCGCCAAGACCGAACTGGGAGATTACCGGAAGATCCGCGCGCGCTATGGGTGCGAGGTGAACGATGTGATCCTCGCGGTGATCACCGGGGCGTTGCGAAACTGGCTCTTGTCACGAGGCGAGCCGGTGACGGAGTCCACTGCTGTGCGTACCTCGGTGCCGATGTCGGTCTATGCGGCAGATCTCGAGAGCGATGCCGAAGCGGACATCCACGACAAGGCGGCGGATTCGCTGAGCGAAGTGTCTGCATTCCTCGTCGACCTACCGGTCGGGGAGCCGAACCCGGTGATACGTCTGTCGCATATCGCCCACGCTACTGAGGCGCAGGCGATACAGGGCCGTCGTGTCCCTGTGGAGCGGCTGATGCGTTTGGTCGGGTTCGCGCCTGCCACTTTGCAGGCCATGGGTGCTCGGGCGGCAAGTACCTTCCCGCAGTGGATGTTCAATCTCACGGTCACGAACGCCCCGGGTCCGCAGATGCCGCTGTATGTCGGGGGGGCGAGGATGCTGGAGATGTATCCGGTGGCGCCCTTGCAGAAGAACCAGACTTTGAGCATTGCGTTGACCTCCTACGACGGCGATGTCTACTACGGTTTGAATGCAGACCGCGACGCCATGGCCGATGTGGACGTGGTGGCGGCGCTGATACACGAATCACTCGAGGAGTTGTTGGATGCCAGTCGGTGA
- a CDS encoding DUF6912 family protein, whose product MTRIYVPATIEILGRLVADQEFDPMSRTAFAVTATLREAYSSGDDEELAEVAMDEAARASLRLIAGRVAEGGAEGVRFRRAVVAADVEEVTPRPDLDDAVVRLPGPVTIAQVAAVHVDLEEAERDVERAASVIDEADLGDSDAEFVLGDAEDHALAWYATQELPFLLELL is encoded by the coding sequence ATGACGAGGATTTACGTCCCCGCGACGATCGAGATTCTCGGGCGGTTGGTCGCAGATCAGGAGTTCGATCCCATGAGCAGGACTGCGTTCGCGGTTACCGCAACTCTGCGCGAGGCGTACTCGTCCGGCGACGACGAGGAACTGGCCGAAGTCGCGATGGACGAGGCGGCGAGGGCTTCGCTGCGACTGATCGCAGGTCGAGTGGCCGAGGGCGGGGCAGAAGGTGTTCGCTTCCGACGCGCCGTGGTCGCGGCCGACGTCGAAGAGGTGACCCCGCGGCCAGACCTCGACGATGCCGTGGTGCGGTTGCCCGGTCCTGTCACCATCGCGCAGGTCGCAGCGGTGCACGTTGACCTCGAGGAGGCCGAGCGAGACGTCGAACGAGCGGCATCGGTGATTGACGAGGCGGACCTTGGTGATTCGGACGCCGAGTTCGTTCTGGGTGACGCCGAAGACCACGCCTTGGCGTGGTATGCCACTCAGGAACTTCCGTTCCTGCTCGAATTGCTGTGA
- a CDS encoding ferredoxin reductase, whose protein sequence is MGLKNWVEAPAAAVVPATRSKLNWLRGAAARLTTPLLPDDYLHLANPLWSARELRGQIVEVRAETADSATIVIKPGWGFNFDYVPGQYIGIGLHVDGRWHWRSYSLTSPPNWDDKLISIAVKAMPEGLLSSHLVNGVPSGTIVRLATPTGNFALPDPPPERILFLTAGSGITPVMSMLRTMNRRGQLPDVFHVHSAPTDADVMFADELNRLHDEHADFRCKIQLTRSEGKFALSSLDEVCPDWRERQTWACGPLPMLDEIETLWRDENIEDNLHLERFAVSRADTSGQGGTVTFAKTEKTLSIDGATTLLEAGEKAGVLMPFGCRMGICQTCVVPILSGHAVDLRSGKQHAEGDRVQTCISAAAGDCTLDA, encoded by the coding sequence ATGGGTCTGAAGAATTGGGTAGAGGCACCCGCAGCTGCGGTTGTGCCCGCCACGAGGTCCAAGCTCAATTGGTTGCGCGGTGCGGCTGCTCGGCTCACGACGCCACTCCTTCCCGACGACTACCTGCACCTGGCCAACCCGTTGTGGTCGGCACGTGAACTACGTGGCCAGATCGTCGAGGTTCGCGCCGAGACGGCGGATTCGGCCACGATCGTCATCAAGCCCGGCTGGGGATTCAACTTCGACTACGTGCCGGGGCAGTACATCGGCATCGGATTGCACGTCGATGGACGCTGGCATTGGCGTTCGTACTCCCTTACTTCGCCCCCGAACTGGGATGACAAGCTCATCTCCATCGCAGTCAAGGCGATGCCTGAAGGGCTCCTGTCGAGTCACCTCGTCAACGGAGTGCCTTCCGGCACCATCGTTCGGCTCGCGACCCCGACCGGGAACTTCGCACTGCCCGACCCACCGCCGGAGCGAATCCTGTTCCTCACCGCGGGAAGTGGTATCACACCTGTGATGTCGATGCTGCGCACGATGAACCGGCGCGGACAGTTGCCTGACGTTTTCCATGTGCATTCGGCGCCTACAGATGCCGACGTGATGTTTGCCGACGAACTCAACCGCCTTCACGACGAGCACGCAGACTTCCGCTGCAAGATTCAGCTCACCCGCAGCGAGGGAAAGTTCGCTTTGTCCTCACTCGACGAAGTGTGCCCGGACTGGCGTGAACGGCAGACGTGGGCCTGTGGCCCGCTGCCGATGCTCGACGAAATCGAGACGCTGTGGCGCGACGAGAATATCGAGGACAATCTACATCTCGAGCGGTTCGCCGTCTCCCGTGCCGATACTTCGGGTCAAGGTGGGACGGTGACGTTTGCCAAGACCGAGAAGACGCTCTCCATCGACGGTGCGACCACACTCCTCGAGGCCGGCGAGAAGGCCGGGGTGCTGATGCCGTTCGGCTGCCGGATGGGCATCTGCCAGACGTGTGTCGTGCCCATCCTTTCGGGTCACGCCGTCGACCTGAGGTCCGGCAAGCAGCACGCCGAGGGTGACCGAGTCCAGACCTGTATCTCGGCTGCGGCAGGGGACTGCACGCTCGACGCATGA
- a CDS encoding fatty acid desaturase family protein, which yields MAITDIKEFAHLTAADIESLGRELDGIRLEVEDSRGIRDARYIRRTIRAQRLLELGGRLALFGSKYRPAWLIGTAMLSVSKIVENMELGHNVMHGQWDWMNDPEIHSVSWEWDQTGPSEHWKRAHNYSHHTFTNIVGMDEDVGFGILRMTRDEPWRPINLLQPIANVILAATFEWGIALHDLASARELEGADRRQLNSQANKDFARKVFRQVGKDFVLFPALTGPAWKSTLLANATANLTRNLWAYVVIFCGHFPDGAEKFTVEEYENETRHEWYLRQMLGSANFNSGRVMGFMSGNLSYQIEHHLFPDLPSNRYPQIAVKVRALCEKYDLPYTTGSLAKQYLLALRTIHKLALPDRFLRATADDAPETSSERKFRDAGAAVVETLRTDPVTGERRGLLWALRARAEAKIASRRRR from the coding sequence GTGGCAATCACCGACATCAAAGAGTTTGCGCACCTCACCGCCGCGGATATCGAGTCGCTCGGGCGTGAACTCGATGGTATCCGGCTCGAGGTGGAGGACTCACGAGGAATTCGTGACGCCCGATACATCCGACGCACGATCAGGGCTCAGAGGCTCCTCGAGCTCGGTGGCAGGCTCGCGTTGTTCGGAAGCAAGTACCGGCCTGCGTGGCTGATCGGTACTGCGATGCTCTCGGTCTCGAAGATCGTCGAGAACATGGAGCTCGGTCACAATGTGATGCACGGCCAGTGGGACTGGATGAACGACCCGGAGATTCACTCGGTGTCGTGGGAGTGGGATCAGACAGGACCGTCCGAGCACTGGAAGCGGGCCCACAACTACTCGCACCATACGTTCACGAATATCGTCGGAATGGACGAGGACGTCGGATTCGGCATCCTCAGAATGACCCGTGACGAGCCGTGGCGACCGATCAACTTGTTGCAACCGATTGCGAACGTCATCTTGGCCGCCACCTTCGAGTGGGGTATCGCTCTTCACGACCTCGCTTCCGCCAGGGAACTCGAAGGCGCCGACCGTCGCCAGCTCAATTCTCAGGCCAACAAGGACTTCGCCCGCAAGGTCTTTCGGCAGGTCGGCAAGGACTTCGTCTTGTTCCCGGCGCTGACCGGCCCGGCGTGGAAGTCGACTTTGTTGGCCAATGCGACGGCGAACCTCACCCGAAACCTATGGGCGTACGTGGTGATTTTCTGTGGCCACTTCCCGGATGGTGCCGAGAAGTTCACGGTCGAGGAATACGAGAACGAGACCCGCCACGAGTGGTATTTGCGGCAGATGCTCGGGAGCGCCAACTTCAACTCCGGCAGGGTCATGGGTTTCATGTCCGGAAATCTGAGCTACCAGATCGAGCACCACCTTTTCCCTGATCTGCCGAGCAATCGGTATCCGCAGATCGCGGTGAAGGTTCGGGCGTTGTGCGAGAAATACGACCTTCCGTACACAACCGGTTCTTTGGCCAAACAGTACTTGCTGGCGCTGCGCACGATCCACAAACTCGCTCTGCCGGATAGGTTTCTGCGGGCAACGGCCGATGACGCCCCCGAGACGTCGTCGGAGCGCAAGTTCCGAGACGCGGGTGCGGCCGTGGTCGAGACATTGCGTACGGATCCGGTTACCGGGGAGCGTCGGGGATTGCTGTGGGCGCTGCGCGCCCGCGCAGAAGCAAAGATTGCCAGTCGTCGCCGGCGATGA
- a CDS encoding fatty acid desaturase family protein, translated as MAIADVKEYAHLTDADVEALGRELDAIRREIEESRGERDARYIRNTIRLQRGLEISGRAVLFASRKRPAWLLGTGLLGLSKIIENMELGHNVMHGQWDWMNDPEIHSTTWEWDNTDPSAHWKQTHNYLHHKYTNVLGMDDDVGYGLIRVTRDQRWSPFNYGNLVYNALLALMFQYGVAIQHLELGKVAMGRDDRDETKRKLREVGQKIGKQVAKDYVVFPALAGKSWKSTLTANMTANVIRNVWTNAVIFCGHFPDGAEKFTKSDVDNETRAEWYLRQMLGSANITGGPVMHFMTGNLSHQIEHHIYPDLPSNRYAEIAVKVRALCDKYDLPYTTGPFLLQYAKSWRTIAKLSLPNKYLKATVDDAPETASERKFGGNTTATIDPVTGNRQGLKAAIKRTRKSRGLRALFSR; from the coding sequence ATGGCGATTGCCGATGTCAAGGAATACGCGCATCTCACCGATGCCGATGTCGAAGCACTCGGACGTGAGCTGGATGCGATCCGCCGCGAAATCGAGGAGTCGCGCGGGGAGCGCGACGCCCGCTACATACGCAACACGATCCGACTTCAGCGTGGACTCGAGATCAGCGGGCGGGCAGTCTTGTTTGCCAGCCGCAAGCGCCCGGCATGGTTGCTCGGAACAGGCTTGCTCGGTCTCTCGAAGATCATCGAGAACATGGAACTCGGCCACAATGTGATGCACGGCCAGTGGGACTGGATGAACGATCCGGAAATCCACTCGACGACCTGGGAGTGGGACAACACCGACCCGTCGGCGCACTGGAAGCAGACGCACAACTACCTGCATCACAAGTACACGAACGTCCTTGGCATGGACGACGATGTCGGATACGGCCTGATTCGGGTGACCCGCGATCAGCGCTGGAGCCCGTTCAACTACGGCAATCTGGTCTACAACGCACTGCTGGCGCTGATGTTCCAGTATGGCGTGGCCATCCAGCATCTCGAACTGGGCAAGGTCGCGATGGGGCGAGATGACCGGGACGAAACCAAGCGCAAGTTGCGTGAGGTCGGACAGAAGATCGGCAAGCAGGTCGCGAAGGACTACGTTGTGTTCCCGGCGCTGGCCGGTAAGTCGTGGAAGTCCACGTTGACCGCGAACATGACCGCCAACGTCATCCGCAACGTGTGGACCAACGCAGTCATCTTCTGTGGCCACTTCCCGGACGGTGCCGAGAAGTTCACGAAGTCGGATGTCGACAACGAGACGCGCGCCGAGTGGTACCTGCGTCAGATGCTCGGCAGTGCCAACATCACGGGCGGCCCGGTCATGCACTTCATGACGGGCAACTTGAGCCACCAGATCGAGCACCACATCTACCCGGATCTGCCGTCGAATCGGTACGCCGAGATCGCCGTGAAGGTGCGGGCGCTGTGCGACAAGTACGACCTGCCCTACACGACCGGGCCGTTCCTCTTGCAGTACGCGAAGTCATGGCGCACGATCGCCAAGCTGTCGTTGCCGAACAAGTACCTGAAGGCAACGGTGGACGACGCTCCTGAGACGGCATCCGAGCGTAAGTTCGGTGGAAACACCACGGCGACAATCGATCCCGTCACCGGGAACCGTCAGGGACTGAAAGCCGCGATCAAGCGGACCCGCAAGAGTCGAGGGCTGCGCGCGCTGTTCTCGCGCTAG
- the rsgA gene encoding ribosome small subunit-dependent GTPase A, which produces MGHNAVRSDGYRAKGNLLSRRQYDESDVRVRPGRGSRPRTKTRPEHLTAESAMVVSVDRGRWGCVLGGDPNRLIVTMRARELGRTPIVVGDEVSIVGDLSGKPDTLARIVRVADRTTVLRRTADDTDPYERIVVANAQQLLIVVALADPPPRTGFVERALVAAYVGGLSPIVCLTKSDLESPEEFASAFADLDLPVVVAGRDDPIDEVSSMLAGRLTALIGHSGVGKSTLVNRLVPNADRAVGEVSGVGKGRHTSTQSVALPLPTGGWVIDTPGIRSFGLAHISPGNVVSAFSDLAAAIEDCPRGCTHLGPPADPECALDELEGKSARRVGAVRHLLTAIASNEAW; this is translated from the coding sequence TTGGGCCACAATGCTGTCCGGAGTGACGGATACCGGGCGAAAGGTAACCTCCTGAGTCGCCGGCAGTACGACGAGTCCGACGTCCGGGTGCGCCCGGGTCGAGGAAGCCGCCCACGCACCAAGACGAGACCCGAGCATCTCACCGCGGAATCGGCAATGGTCGTGTCGGTCGACCGCGGGCGATGGGGTTGCGTTCTCGGCGGCGATCCGAACCGGTTGATCGTGACGATGCGTGCGCGCGAACTGGGGCGCACTCCGATCGTGGTGGGCGACGAGGTCAGCATCGTCGGTGACCTTTCCGGCAAGCCCGACACACTGGCCAGGATCGTGCGAGTGGCCGATCGCACCACCGTTCTGCGACGCACCGCGGACGACACCGACCCCTACGAGCGGATCGTCGTGGCCAACGCGCAACAGTTGCTGATCGTGGTAGCGCTCGCGGACCCGCCACCGCGAACCGGTTTCGTGGAGCGCGCGCTCGTCGCCGCCTATGTAGGCGGGCTGAGTCCCATCGTGTGCCTGACGAAGAGCGACCTCGAGTCGCCCGAGGAGTTCGCGAGCGCATTCGCCGATCTCGATCTTCCCGTCGTAGTGGCGGGCCGCGACGACCCGATCGACGAGGTGAGTTCGATGCTCGCGGGCCGGCTCACCGCGCTGATCGGCCACTCGGGCGTCGGCAAGTCGACGCTTGTCAATCGACTCGTGCCGAATGCTGATCGAGCGGTCGGAGAGGTCTCGGGCGTCGGCAAGGGACGCCACACATCCACCCAATCCGTGGCCCTGCCGCTTCCGACAGGCGGGTGGGTGATCGACACCCCGGGAATCAGGTCGTTCGGGCTAGCCCACATCTCTCCCGGGAACGTTGTTTCCGCCTTCTCTGATCTCGCCGCCGCGATCGAGGACTGTCCGAGAGGCTGCACTCACCTCGGCCCGCCAGCCGATCCCGAGTGTGCACTCGATGAACTCGAGGGCAAGTCGGCCAGACGGGTCGGCGCGGTCCGTCACCTCCTCACCGCAATCGCTTCGAACGAAGCTTGGTGA